GCCGCTGGTGCCCGACCGCCCGGTCGAAGTTGCTCATCGCACTCGGGAAGGCCGGCACGACGAGCACCACCCGGCCGCCCGGCCGCAGCAGCCCGGCGAAGCCGCGCAGCGCCCCGACGTCGTCCGGGATGTGCTCGAGGACGTTGTAGGCCACCACCGCGGAGTGCTCGGCGGTCCCGGTGATCGGCACGGACAGCTCGCGGACCCGCACGACGGGATCCCCGGCGAACCGGGTCCGGAGCGCGTCCAGCCGCCCGGGATCGGCCTCGCTGGCGGTCCACCGCGGCACCCCCGCGGCGGCCCAGTCCGCCGCGTAGTGGCCCAGCCCGCTGCCCACCTCCAGCGGGTCGTCCCCGAGGTAGGGCAGTGCCAGGCCGACCAGCCAGCGGCGGTAGTTCTGCGCCTCGACGAGGTCCTCGAGCACCTCGGACTGCAGCCCGCTGTTCCCCTCCACCGCACTCACCACGACACCTCGTTCACGAGAGCACCTCGACCAGGCGCGGGACGAGCAGGCGCAGCGCCCGCCCACGGTGGCTGATCCGGTCCTTGTCCTCCGGCGCCAGCTCGGCGGCGGTCCGGGTCAGCCCCTCCGGCACGAACAGCGGGTCGTAGCCGAAGCCGCCGCTGCCCCGCGGTGCGCGCAGCAATCGGCCCCGCACCTCGCCGAGCACCACCTCGCTGCGCCCGTCGGGCAGCGCCCAGGCCGCGGCGCAGACGAAGCCGGCGCCGCGCCGGTCGTCCGGCACGTCGGCGACCTGACCGAGCAGCAGCGCGCAGTTCGCCGCGTCGTCGCCGTGCCGGCCGGCCCAGCGCGCCGACAGCACGCCCGGCATCCCGTTGAGCGCGTCGACGGTGATCCCGCTGTCGTCGGCCACCGCCGGCAGCCCGGTGTGCCGCACCGCCTCCACCGCCTTGGCCAGCGCGTTCTCCGCGAAGGTGGCGCCGGTCTCGGGACCCGGCGTGTACGGCGGCAGCTCGCCCAGGCCCAGCAGCTGCACCGCCGGCGCCTGCGTGGCGAGCAGCCGCCGCAGCTCCTCGAGCTTGCCGGGGTTCGCGGTGGCCAGCACCACCCGTGTCCCCGTCACAGCTTCAGCGGATCGCCGGCGCGGGCCGCCAGCGGCTGCGCCAGCGCGGAGGCCTGCAGCGCCGACAGCTCGGCGACGCCGGCGAGGGCGAGGTCGAGCAGCGCGTCCAGCTCGTCGCGGCGCAGCGGCGCGCCCTCCGCCGTCCCCTGCACCTCGATCAGCTCGCCGTCGCCGGTCGCCACGACGTTCATGTCGGTGCCCGCCGTGACGTCCTCCGGATAGTCGAGGTCGAGCGCCGGGCGGCCGTCGACGATGCCGACGCTGACCGCGGCCACGCTGCGCACCAGCGCCTGTGGCTTGTCCAGGAAGGCGCAGGCGTCCGCCAGCGCGAGGTAGGCGCCGGTGACGGCCGCCGTGCGGGTGCCGCCGTCCGCCTGCAGCACGTCGCAGTCGATCGCGACGGTGTTCTCGCCGAGGAGCGACAGGTCGACCGCCGCGCGCAGGCTGCGCCCGACCAGCCGGCTGATCTCGTGCGTCCGGCCGCCCAACCGGCCCTTGACCGACTCGCGGTCGCTACGGGTGTGGGTGGCCCGCGGCAGCATCGCGTACTCCGCCGTCACCCACCCCAGACCCGACCCCCTGCGCCAGCGCGGCACCCCCACCTGCGCGCTCGCGGCGACCAGCACCCGGGTGCGCCCGAACTCCACCAGGCACGAGCCCTCCGCGTGGTCGAGCCATCCACGGGTGAAGGTCACCGTGCGGAGCTGGTCGGGCGCGCGGCCATCGTGTCGGGTCACCCGGCGAGCCTGTCAGACGTCGTACGAGCTGCCGCAGCGGGCCAGCGCGACCGCACCGGGAAACGCCTGCGCCGCCTCGGCCAGGACCGTCTCCGGGTCGGTCCAGGCCACCAGATGGGTCAGCAGCAGCCGGCGCGCCCCGGCGCGGGAGGCATGCTCGCCGGCCTGCCGTCCGGACAGGTGGATGCCGCGCGGGTTGCCGTCGGTGTGGGTCCAGCTGGCCTCGCACAGGAACAGGTCGCAGTCCTGCGCGAGCGCCACCAGCGCGTCGCACTCACCGGTGTCGCCGGAGTAGACCAGTGAGCGACCGCCGGCCTCGATCCGCAGGCCGTGGCACTCGATCGGGTGGTTGACCTGTGTCGCGTGGATCGTGAACGGCCCGAGCCGGTGTGTGCCGGGCGCGACCTCGCGGAAGTCGTAGACGTCCTGGAGCCCCTGGCTGGGTGCTGTCTCGTAGCTGTCGAGGATCCGCCGGGCGGTGCCGGCCGG
The sequence above is drawn from the Mycobacteriales bacterium genome and encodes:
- a CDS encoding MBL fold metallo-hydrolase, encoding MRLTVLGCSGTFPGPDSPCSGYLLEHDGYRLVVDLGAGALGQLQRHIGLLDVDAVYLSHLHTDHCIDLVAYSYARRYHPGGAAPALPVYGPAGTARRILDSYETAPSQGLQDVYDFREVAPGTHRLGPFTIHATQVNHPIECHGLRIEAGGRSLVYSGDTGECDALVALAQDCDLFLCEASWTHTDGNPRGIHLSGRQAGEHASRAGARRLLLTHLVAWTDPETVLAEAAQAFPGAVALARCGSSYDV
- a CDS encoding class I SAM-dependent methyltransferase is translated as MSAVEGNSGLQSEVLEDLVEAQNYRRWLVGLALPYLGDDPLEVGSGLGHYAADWAAAGVPRWTASEADPGRLDALRTRFAGDPVVRVRELSVPITGTAEHSAVVAYNVLEHIPDDVGALRGFAGLLRPGGRVVLVVPAFPSAMSNFDRAVGHQRRYRRRTLRAAAEQAGLQVEVLHHVNSIGLLAWYVHMRVMGAQPRAGLSLQIFDKVFVPVLRRLEARVPPPAGLSLFLVARAG
- the rdgB gene encoding RdgB/HAM1 family non-canonical purine NTP pyrophosphatase — protein: MTGTRVVLATANPGKLEELRRLLATQAPAVQLLGLGELPPYTPGPETGATFAENALAKAVEAVRHTGLPAVADDSGITVDALNGMPGVLSARWAGRHGDDAANCALLLGQVADVPDDRRGAGFVCAAAWALPDGRSEVVLGEVRGRLLRAPRGSGGFGYDPLFVPEGLTRTAAELAPEDKDRISHRGRALRLLVPRLVEVLS
- the rph gene encoding ribonuclease PH; the encoded protein is MTRHDGRAPDQLRTVTFTRGWLDHAEGSCLVEFGRTRVLVAASAQVGVPRWRRGSGLGWVTAEYAMLPRATHTRSDRESVKGRLGGRTHEISRLVGRSLRAAVDLSLLGENTVAIDCDVLQADGGTRTAAVTGAYLALADACAFLDKPQALVRSVAAVSVGIVDGRPALDLDYPEDVTAGTDMNVVATGDGELIEVQGTAEGAPLRRDELDALLDLALAGVAELSALQASALAQPLAARAGDPLKL